The Panicum hallii strain FIL2 chromosome 9, PHallii_v3.1, whole genome shotgun sequence genome has a window encoding:
- the LOC112875702 gene encoding growth-regulating factor 6-like: protein MELGGVVMDAGGGAAELGLLGGGSSRLLKHGRGNAAAGAEEHGWGGRAVKQARTAADVAEAAKAAVTPFLLGSCSPGHGGEQMLSFSSVAASSCASTASVAAAAAAVAADGAMPLYYGTPASCSGLSSVSLSSSMQGAMARVRGPFTPSQWIELEHQALIYKYLAANSPIPHSLLVPIRRSIASSPYPPSYFGTSTLGWGSFQLGYSGNADLEPGRCRRTDGKKWRCSRDAVADQKYCERHMNRGRHRSRKHVEGQPGHAAKAMSAAVAAAAATQPTALAASGAGATAAGLTVSQHQQPVKSYAAGATDPCSLQYNRELVNKQNESDNMQDSDNLSMLTSMSTRNPASLFPFSKQNNPFEVTSSRPEFGLVSSDSLMSSPHSSLENVNLLSSQSLNENQSSASLQHFVDWPRTPAQGGLSWADAEDMQAPRSQLSISAPMASSELSSASTSPIHEKLMLSPLKLSREYSPIGLSITASRDEVSQLEANWATMFRDSSMGGPLGEVLTKNGNAEAKNCLSAPLNLLTDFWDSSPGMESSPVGVLQKTTFGSVSSSTGSSPRMENHGAYDGISNLRDDLGSIVVNHPSIRLL from the exons ATGGAGCTGGGAGGGGTGGTGATggacgcgggcggcggcgcggcggagctcggcCTGCTCGGCGGCGGATCTAGCAGGCTGCTCAAGCACGGGCGGGGCaatgcggcggcgggggccgagGAGCACGGCTGGGGCGGCCGGGCGGTCAAGCAGGCCAGGACGGCCGCGGACGTGGCGGAGGCGGCCAAGGCGGCGGTCACGCCGTTCCTGCTCGGGTCGTGCAGCCCCGGGCACGGCGGGGAGCAGATGCTCAGCTTCTCGTCCGTAGCCGCGTCCTCGTGCGCGTCCACCGCCTCCGTtgccgctgcggcggcggccgtggcggctgACGGGGCGATGCCGCTCTACTACGGAACCCCGGCTTCCTGCTCAG GATTGAGCTCAGTGAGCTTGAGCAGCAGCATGCAGGGGGCAATGGCCCGGGTGAGGGGCCCCTTCACGCCGTCCCAATGGATCGAGCTGGAGCACCAGGCCCTGATCTACAAGTACCTGGCTGCCAATAGCCCCATACCTCACAGCCTCCTCGTCCCCATCAGGAGGAGCATCGCGTCGTCTCCCTACCCGCCTTCCTACTTCGGCACGAGCACAT TGGGGTGGGGGTCTTTCCAGCTGGGCTACTCCGGCAATGCGGATCTGGAGCCCGGGCGGTGCCGCCGGACGGACGGCAAGAAATGGCGGTGCTCCAGGGACGCGGTCGCCGACCAGAAGTACTGCGAGCGACATATGAACCGGGGACGCCATCGTTCAAGAAAGCATGTGGAAGGCCAGCCTGGCCATGCCGCGAAAGCGATgtccgcggcggtggcggctgcCGCAGCCACCCAGCCTACTGCTCTGGCTGCCTCCGGCGCCGGAGCTACTGCCGCTGGCCTCACTGTCAGTCAGCACCAGCAGCCAGTGAAGAGCTATGCCGCGGGTGCGACTGATCCTTGCTCTCTGCAATATAACAG GGAACTGGTGAACAAACAGAATGAGAGTGATAACATGCAGGACTCTGACAATCTCTCCATGCTGACTTCTATGAGCACAAGAAACCCGGCCAGCCTGTTTCCATTCTCAAAACAAAATAATCCTTTTGAAGTGACCAGCTCAAGACCAGAGTTTGGTCTTGTCTCGTCAGATTCATTGATGAGCTCTCCTCATAGTTCCTTGGAGAATGTCAATCTGCTTAGCTCGCAAAGTCTGAATGAAAACCAGAGTTCAGCTTCCCTGCAACATTTTGTGGATTGGCCCAGGACACCTGCCCAGGGAGGTCTTTCATGGGCCGATGCCGAAGACATGCAAGCTCCGAGATCACAGCTCTCAATATCTGCTCCAATGGCGTCTTCTGAGCTATCGTCGGCTTCCACATCTCCGATCCATGAGAAGCTAATGCTGTCACCACTTAAGCTGAGCCGCGAGTACAGTCCTATTGGGCTAAGCATTACAGCAAGCAGAGATGAAGTTAGCCAGTTAGAAGCAAACTGGGCAACGATGTTCCGTGATTCTTCGATGGGTGGGCCATTGGGGGAGGTTTTAACCAAGAATGGAAATGCCGAAGCAAAGAACTGCCTGTCAGCGCCTCTGAACCTTCTAACCGATTTCTGGGATTCAAGCCCCGGGATGGAGTCATCTCCCGTGGGAGTTCTGCAGAAGACCACCTTCGGATCAGTCTCCAGCAGCACCGGAAGCAGCCCTAGAATGGAGAACCACGGCGCCTATGATGGTATCAGCAATCTGCGGGATGATCTCGGTTCAATTGTAGTAAACCATCCGAGCATCCGCCTACTGTGA
- the LOC112877391 gene encoding uncharacterized protein LOC112877391 yields the protein MSRGTRQQPAAGSRRTRRAEHEQSPAALAESPRIVSNPIFRCEAGPSQPKPPPPGDQLRCVYGPNSLYALVHDPASASAASGGIGKPLPLPPCRAHRAGPETGSRVPASRTGPARVAGGPHGRALRRAPPDPFLAAYVACSKSAGGGKDATAAGADRPQQKQKKQGNKKKKKRAAKKKVKQGEEEVVRGCGGIWSGRWAAGAKYAGAMSCKHGCAVADQQQVMDAPATAAKKEAGPTLDLSWAPAVLSARALERRREQR from the coding sequence ATGAGCCGCGGGACCAGGCAGCAGCCGGCGGCCGGCAGCCGCCGGACCAGGCGTGCCGAGCACGAGCAGTCACCGGCGGCGCTCGCCGAGAGCCCGAGGATCGTGTCCAACCCCATCTTTCGCTGCGAGGCCGGGCCGAGCCAGcctaagccgccgccgccgggcgacCAGCTGCGCTGCGTCTACGGCCCCAACTCGCTCTACGCGCTCGTGCACGACCCGGCCTCGGCGTCCGCGGCaagtggcggcatcggcaagccgctgccgctgccaccGTGCAGGGCCCACCGCGCGGGGCCGGAAACGGGATCCCGCGTGCCAGCCTCGCGCACCGGGCCCGCGCGCGTGGCGGGCGGACCGCATGGCAGGGCCCTGAGGCGGGCGCCGCCGGACCCGTTCCTGGCGGCCTACGTGGCGTGCAGCaagagcgccggcggcggcaaggacGCGACAGCTGCCGGAGCGGATCGGCCGCAGCAGAAGCAGAAAAAGCAagggaacaagaagaagaagaagagggcgGCGAAGAAGAAGGTCAAGCAAGGCGAGGAGGAGGTCGTCCGCGGGTGCGGCGGCATCTGGAGCggccggtgggcggcgggcgccaAGTACGCCGGGGCCATGTCGTGCAAGCACGGCTGCGCCGTCGCCGACCAGCAGCAGGTGATGGACGCTCCCGCGACCGCGGCAAAGAAGGAGGCGGGGCCGACGCTGGACTTGTCGTGGGCACCGGCGGTGCTCTCGGCGAGGGCGCTGGAGCGGAGGCGGGAGCAGCGCTGA